In Nostoc piscinale CENA21, the genomic stretch CTTAATGTTATTTATGATGAATCTTTTAGAAGGCGATCGTAAAGAACAAGCCAAAGCAACTACAGAACAAGAAATGCAAGCCGCCCTAGATTACATAGCACGCGACTTACAGCAAGCTATATATGTATATGATGCTGACGGAGTAGCAAGAAATAGAAATACTACAGATATTACTCTGTCAGGCATTCAAGACCAAATACCACCTGTCAAAACAGCCCCTAATTGCAATGATGCGAATGTTTGTAAACCAATACTTGTATTTTGGAAACGTGAATTTTTAGCTAGTAGTGTTGGTGTCACTTCTGCTACTGATACAACAAGAGATGACGGCTATGCTTATTCATTAGTCGCATACTATTTAATTACTAATACTAATGGTAGTAATACTACTTGGTCTAAACAAGCACGGATTGGTAGATTTCAAATCCGAGGTCAAGTTAATTCAGATAATACTAACACTACCAATGATACTGGCTTTAGTCCTCCACCACTTGATCCTAACATCAC encodes the following:
- the hpsC gene encoding hormogonium polysaccharide secretion pseudopilin HpsC yields the protein MSSLKFLLITQIKHRQKNDEIKGFTLIELLVAMLMAFLVITPLMLFMMNLLEGDRKEQAKATTEQEMQAALDYIARDLQQAIYVYDADGVARNRNTTDITLSGIQDQIPPVKTAPNCNDANVCKPILVFWKREFLASSVGVTSATDTTRDDGYAYSLVAYYLITNTNGSNTTWSKQARIGRFQIRGQVNSDNTNTTNDTGFSPPPLDPNITGSTLKERMNQWKTALTGSASYTQPVTTLIDFISTTSPSISTNTSGVCPGTNASPKLVGSLTSGFYTCVDAAEVLAQVFIRGNALARIQNNNLNYQNSQRAYFPSASVRVQGRGFLLTK